The Salegentibacter mishustinae genome includes a window with the following:
- the ggt gene encoding gamma-glutamyltransferase produces MKVYSRILVHILISVCLLGCADATKVFTETSNSGKTAFAKNGMIVSAHPEATRVGYEILKKGGNAIDAMVGVHFALAVVYPSAGNLGGGGFLMYRENSGEISSLDFREMAPAAAHEDMYLDEEGNVIEGQSLYGQKASGVPGSVDGMFTAHERFGTLSFEELITPAIKLANKGFKITAHQARNYNNYKKVFLENNRNPRTVKLIKKTEWKEGDLLVQKDLAATLKRIKNNGRAGFYEGKTAELLVAEMKAGNGIIELEDLKNYKSTWRKPVKGNYSGHKIYSMAPSSSGGIALVQLLKISEHFPISKYGSKSAKTIHIMTEAERRVYADRAKHLGDSDFWDVPIDELLADDYIEERAGEIDLSQATSSQEIRAMELDNIAESEETTHYSIIDGQGNAVSLTTTINSAYGSKVFVEGAGFLMNNEMDDFSSKPGVPNKYGLLGGAANSIQPGKRMLSAMTPTLIEKDGELFMVVGTPGGSTIITSVYQTILNVIDHGMSMTEAVSEKRFHHQWKPDQIYMEKNAIDQEVIEELKKMGHKVKTRGSIGKVDAILVNPDGSYEGAADPRGDDWAMGLE; encoded by the coding sequence ATGAAAGTTTACTCAAGAATTCTAGTTCATATTTTAATTTCTGTTTGTCTTCTGGGCTGTGCAGATGCTACCAAAGTATTTACCGAAACTTCCAATTCCGGAAAAACAGCCTTTGCTAAAAACGGAATGATTGTGAGCGCACATCCGGAAGCTACCAGAGTAGGATATGAAATACTAAAAAAAGGCGGGAATGCCATAGATGCTATGGTCGGTGTTCACTTTGCTCTCGCAGTGGTTTATCCCTCAGCTGGAAATCTTGGAGGAGGAGGTTTTTTAATGTATAGAGAAAATTCCGGCGAAATTTCATCACTGGATTTTCGGGAAATGGCACCAGCTGCAGCTCACGAAGATATGTATCTGGATGAGGAAGGCAATGTAATTGAAGGACAAAGCCTTTATGGACAAAAAGCTTCGGGTGTACCTGGCTCGGTTGATGGAATGTTTACCGCACACGAGCGTTTCGGTACACTTTCTTTTGAAGAGTTGATTACACCGGCTATTAAATTAGCGAACAAAGGATTTAAAATTACCGCACACCAGGCTAGAAATTATAATAATTATAAAAAGGTTTTTTTAGAGAATAACCGAAATCCCAGGACGGTCAAACTAATAAAGAAAACCGAGTGGAAAGAAGGTGATCTTTTAGTTCAAAAAGATCTCGCAGCTACCCTAAAACGTATAAAAAATAATGGTAGGGCCGGATTTTATGAAGGAAAAACAGCTGAGCTCCTTGTGGCCGAAATGAAGGCAGGAAATGGGATTATAGAGCTTGAAGATTTGAAGAACTATAAATCTACCTGGAGAAAACCTGTTAAAGGAAATTATAGCGGGCACAAAATTTACAGTATGGCACCTTCAAGCAGTGGAGGAATAGCGTTGGTACAATTACTCAAAATATCAGAACACTTTCCAATTTCTAAGTACGGCTCTAAATCGGCTAAGACTATTCATATAATGACTGAAGCAGAAAGAAGAGTCTATGCAGATAGGGCCAAACACCTGGGAGATTCAGATTTCTGGGATGTTCCAATAGATGAACTTTTAGCCGATGATTATATTGAAGAGCGGGCAGGGGAAATCGATTTATCTCAAGCAACTTCCAGCCAGGAAATAAGAGCAATGGAACTTGACAATATTGCTGAAAGTGAGGAGACCACCCATTACTCAATAATTGACGGCCAGGGCAATGCAGTTTCACTTACAACTACCATTAATTCAGCTTACGGATCTAAAGTTTTTGTGGAAGGTGCTGGTTTTCTAATGAACAATGAAATGGACGATTTTAGCAGTAAACCCGGTGTTCCAAATAAATACGGCCTTTTAGGCGGTGCCGCAAATTCCATTCAGCCCGGGAAACGAATGCTTAGTGCTATGACGCCAACATTAATTGAAAAGGATGGGGAATTATTTATGGTAGTAGGTACACCAGGAGGATCTACGATTATTACCTCTGTTTATCAAACTATATTAAATGTTATTGACCACGGGATGAGCATGACTGAAGCGGTTTCCGAAAAAAGATTTCATCATCAATGGAAACCGGATCAAATTTATATGGAAAAAAATGCCATAGATCAGGAAGTAATTGAAGAATTGAAGAAAATGGGACATAAAGTTAAAACTCGAGGCTCCATAGGAAAAGTCGATGCTATTTTGGTGAATCCCGACGGTAGCTATGAGGGCGCAGCTGATCCACGAGGTGATGATTGGGCTATGGGATTGGAATAA
- a CDS encoding NAD(P)/FAD-dependent oxidoreductase: protein MKRVIVIGGGIIGLCSAYYLKKEGYSVTVIEKGDLTKGASNINAGFIAPSHILSLASPGMINKGLKMMWNKSSPFYIKPRWDPEFFNWAWKFRKSSTKFRVERSIPVLKELLSESQRLYEELLDLVEFQPHYDKKGLLSVFASRKCEKEEIEKGKKIENEGVNVNFLSRDEILDLQPSLSDKIAGAVHYINNSHTTPNHFMKNFYEYLLKLGVEINTEEEVTEIKTEDNKILGIRTSKSFYDGDEFVLSAGSWSSNLAKKLGLNLTLQGGKGYSIDSFTANKISIPTILTEVKVAVTPMDGFTRFAGTMEFSGQNEIIRSERVSAIKKAAQTYYKDVNITDKEMKNVRSGLRPVSPDGLPYIGKSHRYQNITIATGHAMIGWSLGPITGKLVSQLISEKEPSIKLEPFSLHRKF, encoded by the coding sequence ATGAAAAGAGTAATAGTAATAGGAGGTGGAATTATAGGGCTATGCTCTGCCTACTACCTTAAAAAAGAAGGCTATTCAGTTACTGTTATAGAGAAAGGAGATCTCACCAAAGGAGCTTCAAATATTAACGCAGGATTTATAGCACCCAGTCATATCCTTTCATTAGCCTCTCCAGGAATGATAAACAAAGGGCTAAAGATGATGTGGAATAAATCCAGTCCATTTTATATTAAACCAAGATGGGACCCAGAATTCTTTAACTGGGCGTGGAAATTTAGAAAATCGTCTACAAAATTTCGCGTAGAAAGGTCAATTCCCGTTCTAAAGGAACTTCTTTCGGAAAGTCAACGGCTATACGAAGAATTACTGGATTTAGTTGAATTTCAACCTCACTACGATAAAAAAGGCCTACTGTCTGTTTTTGCTTCCCGAAAATGTGAAAAAGAAGAAATAGAGAAAGGTAAGAAAATAGAAAATGAAGGTGTTAATGTAAATTTTTTATCACGTGATGAAATCCTGGATTTACAACCTTCCCTTTCAGATAAAATAGCTGGCGCGGTACACTATATAAATAATTCACATACCACTCCCAATCATTTTATGAAAAACTTCTATGAATATTTACTGAAGCTGGGGGTGGAAATTAATACGGAAGAAGAGGTTACAGAAATTAAAACCGAGGATAATAAAATTTTGGGTATTCGAACTTCTAAATCATTTTATGATGGTGATGAATTTGTATTGTCTGCGGGAAGCTGGAGTTCTAATTTGGCTAAAAAGCTTGGTCTTAATTTAACTTTGCAGGGAGGAAAAGGCTATAGTATAGACTCTTTTACCGCAAATAAAATTAGTATTCCTACAATCTTAACCGAAGTAAAAGTTGCGGTTACACCTATGGATGGTTTTACCAGGTTTGCTGGCACTATGGAATTCTCAGGCCAAAATGAAATTATACGATCAGAAAGAGTTTCAGCTATAAAAAAAGCAGCCCAAACTTATTACAAAGATGTAAATATAACAGATAAAGAGATGAAAAACGTAAGGTCGGGGCTGCGGCCTGTTTCTCCTGATGGTTTACCATATATAGGGAAATCCCATAGATACCAAAATATAACTATTGCTACTGGGCATGCAATGATTGGGTGGAGCTTAGGTCCTATAACCGGAAAATTAGTGAGTCAGTTAATTTCGGAGAAAGAACCTAGCATAAAACTTGAACCCTTCTCTTTACATAGAAAATTCTAG
- a CDS encoding N-acyl-D-amino-acid deacylase family protein: MKKEIRLSSFLILAALFIVISSCANAQITEPDYLITGSRVFIDKETGFKNLDVGVKDDKIVFLGDAASQNFKTTNIIEADGKILSPGFIDPHTHLTYDLSREDRKANLPYLMQGVTTIVTGNDGSSSIPIGEKLDEWQSNGIGTNAALLVGHGSVRKEVLGLKDVQPNADDLKQMKDLVAQAMKDGAFGISTGLFYSPGSYSETEEIIELSKVASKYGGIYDTHMRDESSYTIGLIKSVEEILEIAEKSDIPVHISHIKALGKDVWGKSAEVIKMVEEAQEKGLIVTANQYPYPASRTNLIAAVIPRWAEEGGYESLIERFNDATLQDSLKAGIKENIRRRGGPETLIFSSAEDEKLNGLSLKEIASNWDITPTETVIKALKADGEIRVVSYNMTDEDLNSFMQQEWVMTGSDGTPGHPRKYGSFSTKMRKYYKEDGIIDLPFLLHNQSVLVAETFGFEKRGKIEEGNFADLILFDPDEVKDHATFEDPSKLATGMNLVIVNGEIVLRNGEFANKLAGKALKHQNTKP; the protein is encoded by the coding sequence ATGAAGAAAGAAATTAGATTGAGCAGTTTTTTAATATTGGCTGCGTTGTTTATTGTAATAAGTAGTTGTGCAAATGCTCAAATTACGGAGCCAGACTATTTAATTACCGGTTCCAGAGTTTTTATAGATAAAGAAACCGGTTTTAAAAACCTTGATGTTGGAGTTAAAGATGATAAAATCGTTTTTTTGGGCGATGCCGCTTCCCAGAATTTTAAGACCACAAATATTATTGAAGCTGATGGAAAAATCCTTTCACCGGGATTTATAGATCCGCATACACATTTAACCTATGATCTTTCCCGTGAAGATCGTAAAGCCAATTTGCCTTATTTAATGCAGGGCGTTACCACCATTGTAACCGGAAACGATGGTTCCAGCTCAATTCCGATTGGGGAAAAGCTAGATGAGTGGCAAAGTAACGGTATTGGCACCAATGCCGCGCTTTTAGTAGGTCATGGTTCTGTTCGTAAAGAAGTTTTGGGATTAAAGGATGTGCAGCCAAATGCCGATGACTTGAAACAAATGAAAGATCTCGTGGCTCAGGCTATGAAAGACGGTGCTTTTGGTATTTCTACCGGGCTTTTTTATTCCCCTGGAAGTTATTCAGAAACCGAAGAGATTATCGAGCTTTCTAAAGTGGCATCGAAATATGGAGGAATTTACGACACGCATATGCGCGATGAAAGCAGCTATACCATAGGCTTAATAAAATCTGTTGAAGAAATACTGGAGATTGCCGAAAAATCGGATATTCCTGTTCATATTTCCCATATTAAAGCCCTTGGGAAAGATGTTTGGGGAAAGAGTGCCGAGGTTATTAAAATGGTTGAAGAAGCCCAGGAAAAAGGACTAATAGTAACCGCAAACCAATATCCGTACCCAGCTTCGCGTACCAACCTTATCGCAGCGGTAATCCCGAGATGGGCAGAAGAGGGTGGTTATGAAAGTTTGATAGAACGTTTTAATGACGCAACACTTCAAGACAGTCTAAAAGCTGGAATCAAAGAAAATATCAGGCGACGAGGAGGCCCCGAAACACTTATTTTCTCTTCTGCGGAGGACGAAAAGTTAAACGGACTTTCCCTAAAGGAAATTGCTTCAAACTGGGATATAACTCCTACTGAAACTGTGATAAAGGCGCTTAAAGCAGATGGTGAAATTAGGGTAGTGAGCTATAATATGACCGATGAAGATTTAAATTCATTTATGCAACAGGAATGGGTAATGACCGGATCAGATGGAACTCCTGGCCATCCTAGGAAATACGGCTCGTTTTCAACAAAAATGAGAAAATATTATAAAGAAGATGGTATTATAGATTTGCCTTTTCTACTGCACAACCAGTCAGTCCTTGTAGCGGAAACATTTGGTTTTGAAAAAAGAGGGAAAATCGAAGAAGGTAATTTTGCCGATTTGATCTTATTTGATCCTGATGAAGTGAAAGATCACGCTACTTTTGAGGATCCTTCAAAGTTAGCCACAGGAATGAATTTGGTAATTGTAAATGGTGAAATTGTTTTACGAAATGGAGAATTTGCTAATAAATTGGCTGGTAAAGCACTGAAACATCAAAATACAAAACCTTAA